From one Scophthalmus maximus strain ysfricsl-2021 chromosome 19, ASM2237912v1, whole genome shotgun sequence genomic stretch:
- the cdc14b gene encoding dual specificity protein phosphatase CDC14B isoform X4 yields MFKSVAKMTADDVSPRCVEFVTDQLYFAILRQKIKSTAERHCFCIDEELAYENFYADFGPLNLAMFYRFCCKLTKKLKSITLSRKKIIFYTCGDQKKQANAAYLIGAYAVMHLNMMPEEAYSLLVSRNSTYIPFRDASFGTCMYNLNILDCLRAVHKALQYGWLDFSNFDVEEYEHYERAENGDLNWIIPGKFLAFSGPHPKSKIENGYPLHAPEAYIPYFRKHNISSVIRLNKKMYDARRFTDSGFEHHDLFFVDGSTPTDAIVRKFLNICENADGAIAVHCKAGLGRTGTLIGCYMMKHYHLTAAEAIAWIRICRPGSIIGPQQNFVEEKQNGLWAEGDVFQEKMLNERENGKVAVTRILSGVDDITINGSNKNRAAKTEEMELYNDEEERNALTQGDKLRALKSKRQARSSTGSLSQEENKIHTRSSSQSLSRAILQNSVQGCKSGVNPLALSDHSDSRKRTRTSLPANGVGGSSLCHTRLVKSLGNLHVVTGDRDPMCCEPCGSHRDAASAASSTGTFINLNMAQVHLQKHCLPRT; encoded by the exons ATGTTTAAATCTGTGGCCAAGATGACCGCGGACGACGTGTCGCCAAGATGTGTCGAGTTCGTCACGG aTCAACTGTATTTCGCCATACTCCGTCAGAAGATCAAGAGCACAGCTGAGCGACACTGTTTCTGCATAGACGAGGAGTTGGCCTACGAGAA CTTCTATGCGGACTTTGGCCCCCTTAACCTGGCCATGTTTTATCGCTTCTGTTGCAAGCTGACAAAGAAGCTCAAG TCTATCACACTGTCAAGAAAGAAGATCATATTTTACACATGTGGAGACCAGAAAAAACAGGCCAATGCTGCTTATCTTATAGGCGCATATGCT GTAATGCATCTAAACATGATGCCAGAGGAAGCCTACAGTCTGCTGGTGTCGAGGAATTCAACATACATCCCATTCAG AGATGCTTCGTTTGGAACCTGCATGTACAATCTGAACATCCTGGATTGCCTCCGTGCTGTGCACAAG GCTCTGCAGTACGGCTGGCTGGACTTCTCCAACTTCGACGTGGAGGAATATGAGCACTATGAGCGAGCAGAAAACGGAGACTTAAACTGGATCATTCCAGGAAAATTCCTTGCATTCAGTGGGCCTCATCCAAAAAGCAAAATAGAGAATG GCTATCCCCTGCACGCGCCCGAGGCCTACATTCCGTACTTCAGAAAACACAATATCAGCTCTGTCATCCGCCTCAACAAGAAGATGTACGATGCCAGGCGTTTTACAGACTCCGGCTTTGAACACCATGACCTGTTCTTTGTGGACGGGAGCACGCCGACTGACGCCATCGTCAGGAAGTTCCTCAACATCTGTGAGAACGCAGACGGAGCAATAGCAGTCCAttgcaaag ctggTCTGGGGAGGACtggcactctgattggctgctacATGATGAAACATTACCACCTGACCGCTGCGGAGGCCATCGCCTGGATTCGGATATGCCGACCAGGTTCCATCATTGGACCTCAGCAGAACTTTGTTGAAGA GAAGCAGAACGGTCTCTGGGCCGAGGGAGATGTTTTCCAAGAGAAGATGCTGAATGAGCGTGAGAACGGAAAGGTGGCTGTAACAAGGATCCTGTCTGGAGTGGATGACATCACCATCAACGGGAGCAACAAGAACAGGGCAGCCAAGACGGAAGAAATGGAACTG tataatgatgaagaggagagaaatgccCTGACACAGGGCGATAAACTGCGGGCACTGAAGAGCAAGAGGCAGGCGAGGTCGTCTACAGGCTCACTATC acaggaagagaataAGATTCACACCAGGTCGTCATCACAGTCCCTGAG CAGGGCCATCTTGCAGAACAGTGTTCAGGGCTGTAAGAGCGGAGTCAACCCTTTGGCTCTGTCTGACCACTCGGACAGCAGGAAGAGAACCAGGACCTCGCTGCCAGCCAACGGAGTGGGAGGAAG cTCCCTGTGCCACACCAGACTGGTCAAGTCACTAGGCAACTTGCACGTAGTGACTGGCGACAGGGACCCAATGTGTTGTGAGCCGTGTGGCAGCCATAGAGACGCAGCCAGTGCCGCATCCAGCACAGGCACTTTCATCAACTTAAACATGGCGCAGGTCCACCTGCAG AAGCACTGCCTCCCAAGGACGTAA
- the cdc14b gene encoding dual specificity protein phosphatase CDC14B isoform X1, whose translation MKRKSERRRVESRKKRCAAHHSSEAEPGSDMYTEITDQLYFAILRQKIKSTAERHCFCIDEELAYENFYADFGPLNLAMFYRFCCKLTKKLKSITLSRKKIIFYTCGDQKKQANAAYLIGAYAVMHLNMMPEEAYSLLVSRNSTYIPFRDASFGTCMYNLNILDCLRAVHKALQYGWLDFSNFDVEEYEHYERAENGDLNWIIPGKFLAFSGPHPKSKIENGYPLHAPEAYIPYFRKHNISSVIRLNKKMYDARRFTDSGFEHHDLFFVDGSTPTDAIVRKFLNICENADGAIAVHCKAGLGRTGTLIGCYMMKHYHLTAAEAIAWIRICRPGSIIGPQQNFVEEKQNGLWAEGDVFQEKMLNERENGKVAVTRILSGVDDITINGSNKNRAAKTEEMELYNDEEERNALTQGDKLRALKSKRQARSSTGSLSQEENKIHTRSSSQSLSRAILQNSVQGCKSGVNPLALSDHSDSRKRTRTSLPANGVGGSSLCHTRLVKSLGNLHVVTGDRDPMCCEPCGSHRDAASAASSTGTFINLNMAQVHLQKHCLPRT comes from the exons atgaaacgcaAGAGCGAGAGGAGACGAGTCGAGTCTCGGAAGAAGCGCTGTGCAGCCCACCACAGCTCAGAGGCGGAGCCAGGCTCTGACATGTACACTGAGATAACAG aTCAACTGTATTTCGCCATACTCCGTCAGAAGATCAAGAGCACAGCTGAGCGACACTGTTTCTGCATAGACGAGGAGTTGGCCTACGAGAA CTTCTATGCGGACTTTGGCCCCCTTAACCTGGCCATGTTTTATCGCTTCTGTTGCAAGCTGACAAAGAAGCTCAAG TCTATCACACTGTCAAGAAAGAAGATCATATTTTACACATGTGGAGACCAGAAAAAACAGGCCAATGCTGCTTATCTTATAGGCGCATATGCT GTAATGCATCTAAACATGATGCCAGAGGAAGCCTACAGTCTGCTGGTGTCGAGGAATTCAACATACATCCCATTCAG AGATGCTTCGTTTGGAACCTGCATGTACAATCTGAACATCCTGGATTGCCTCCGTGCTGTGCACAAG GCTCTGCAGTACGGCTGGCTGGACTTCTCCAACTTCGACGTGGAGGAATATGAGCACTATGAGCGAGCAGAAAACGGAGACTTAAACTGGATCATTCCAGGAAAATTCCTTGCATTCAGTGGGCCTCATCCAAAAAGCAAAATAGAGAATG GCTATCCCCTGCACGCGCCCGAGGCCTACATTCCGTACTTCAGAAAACACAATATCAGCTCTGTCATCCGCCTCAACAAGAAGATGTACGATGCCAGGCGTTTTACAGACTCCGGCTTTGAACACCATGACCTGTTCTTTGTGGACGGGAGCACGCCGACTGACGCCATCGTCAGGAAGTTCCTCAACATCTGTGAGAACGCAGACGGAGCAATAGCAGTCCAttgcaaag ctggTCTGGGGAGGACtggcactctgattggctgctacATGATGAAACATTACCACCTGACCGCTGCGGAGGCCATCGCCTGGATTCGGATATGCCGACCAGGTTCCATCATTGGACCTCAGCAGAACTTTGTTGAAGA GAAGCAGAACGGTCTCTGGGCCGAGGGAGATGTTTTCCAAGAGAAGATGCTGAATGAGCGTGAGAACGGAAAGGTGGCTGTAACAAGGATCCTGTCTGGAGTGGATGACATCACCATCAACGGGAGCAACAAGAACAGGGCAGCCAAGACGGAAGAAATGGAACTG tataatgatgaagaggagagaaatgccCTGACACAGGGCGATAAACTGCGGGCACTGAAGAGCAAGAGGCAGGCGAGGTCGTCTACAGGCTCACTATC acaggaagagaataAGATTCACACCAGGTCGTCATCACAGTCCCTGAG CAGGGCCATCTTGCAGAACAGTGTTCAGGGCTGTAAGAGCGGAGTCAACCCTTTGGCTCTGTCTGACCACTCGGACAGCAGGAAGAGAACCAGGACCTCGCTGCCAGCCAACGGAGTGGGAGGAAG cTCCCTGTGCCACACCAGACTGGTCAAGTCACTAGGCAACTTGCACGTAGTGACTGGCGACAGGGACCCAATGTGTTGTGAGCCGTGTGGCAGCCATAGAGACGCAGCCAGTGCCGCATCCAGCACAGGCACTTTCATCAACTTAAACATGGCGCAGGTCCACCTGCAG AAGCACTGCCTCCCAAGGACGTAA
- the cdc14b gene encoding dual specificity protein phosphatase CDC14B isoform X2, producing MKRKSERRRVESRKKRCAAHHSSEAEPGSDMYTEITDQLYFAILRQKIKSTAERHCFCIDEELAYENFYADFGPLNLAMFYRFCCKLTKKLKSITLSRKKIIFYTCGDQKKQANAAYLIGAYAVMHLNMMPEEAYSLLVSRNSTYIPFRDASFGTCMYNLNILDCLRAVHKALQYGWLDFSNFDVEEYEHYERAENGDLNWIIPGKFLAFSGPHPKSKIENGYPLHAPEAYIPYFRKHNISSVIRLNKKMYDARRFTDSGFEHHDLFFVDGSTPTDAIVRKFLNICENADGAIAVHCKAGLGRTGTLIGCYMMKHYHLTAAEAIAWIRICRPGSIIGPQQNFVEEKQNGLWAEGDVFQEKMLNERENGKVAVTRILSGVDDITINGSNKNRAAKTEEMELYNDEEERNALTQGDKLRALKSKRQARSSTGSLSQEENKIHTRSSSQSLRAILQNSVQGCKSGVNPLALSDHSDSRKRTRTSLPANGVGGSSLCHTRLVKSLGNLHVVTGDRDPMCCEPCGSHRDAASAASSTGTFINLNMAQVHLQKHCLPRT from the exons atgaaacgcaAGAGCGAGAGGAGACGAGTCGAGTCTCGGAAGAAGCGCTGTGCAGCCCACCACAGCTCAGAGGCGGAGCCAGGCTCTGACATGTACACTGAGATAACAG aTCAACTGTATTTCGCCATACTCCGTCAGAAGATCAAGAGCACAGCTGAGCGACACTGTTTCTGCATAGACGAGGAGTTGGCCTACGAGAA CTTCTATGCGGACTTTGGCCCCCTTAACCTGGCCATGTTTTATCGCTTCTGTTGCAAGCTGACAAAGAAGCTCAAG TCTATCACACTGTCAAGAAAGAAGATCATATTTTACACATGTGGAGACCAGAAAAAACAGGCCAATGCTGCTTATCTTATAGGCGCATATGCT GTAATGCATCTAAACATGATGCCAGAGGAAGCCTACAGTCTGCTGGTGTCGAGGAATTCAACATACATCCCATTCAG AGATGCTTCGTTTGGAACCTGCATGTACAATCTGAACATCCTGGATTGCCTCCGTGCTGTGCACAAG GCTCTGCAGTACGGCTGGCTGGACTTCTCCAACTTCGACGTGGAGGAATATGAGCACTATGAGCGAGCAGAAAACGGAGACTTAAACTGGATCATTCCAGGAAAATTCCTTGCATTCAGTGGGCCTCATCCAAAAAGCAAAATAGAGAATG GCTATCCCCTGCACGCGCCCGAGGCCTACATTCCGTACTTCAGAAAACACAATATCAGCTCTGTCATCCGCCTCAACAAGAAGATGTACGATGCCAGGCGTTTTACAGACTCCGGCTTTGAACACCATGACCTGTTCTTTGTGGACGGGAGCACGCCGACTGACGCCATCGTCAGGAAGTTCCTCAACATCTGTGAGAACGCAGACGGAGCAATAGCAGTCCAttgcaaag ctggTCTGGGGAGGACtggcactctgattggctgctacATGATGAAACATTACCACCTGACCGCTGCGGAGGCCATCGCCTGGATTCGGATATGCCGACCAGGTTCCATCATTGGACCTCAGCAGAACTTTGTTGAAGA GAAGCAGAACGGTCTCTGGGCCGAGGGAGATGTTTTCCAAGAGAAGATGCTGAATGAGCGTGAGAACGGAAAGGTGGCTGTAACAAGGATCCTGTCTGGAGTGGATGACATCACCATCAACGGGAGCAACAAGAACAGGGCAGCCAAGACGGAAGAAATGGAACTG tataatgatgaagaggagagaaatgccCTGACACAGGGCGATAAACTGCGGGCACTGAAGAGCAAGAGGCAGGCGAGGTCGTCTACAGGCTCACTATC acaggaagagaataAGATTCACACCAGGTCGTCATCACAGTCCCTGAG GGCCATCTTGCAGAACAGTGTTCAGGGCTGTAAGAGCGGAGTCAACCCTTTGGCTCTGTCTGACCACTCGGACAGCAGGAAGAGAACCAGGACCTCGCTGCCAGCCAACGGAGTGGGAGGAAG cTCCCTGTGCCACACCAGACTGGTCAAGTCACTAGGCAACTTGCACGTAGTGACTGGCGACAGGGACCCAATGTGTTGTGAGCCGTGTGGCAGCCATAGAGACGCAGCCAGTGCCGCATCCAGCACAGGCACTTTCATCAACTTAAACATGGCGCAGGTCCACCTGCAG AAGCACTGCCTCCCAAGGACGTAA
- the cdc14b gene encoding dual specificity protein phosphatase CDC14B isoform X6, with amino-acid sequence MKRKSERRRVESRKKRCAAHHSSEAEPGSDMYTEITDQLYFAILRQKIKSTAERHCFCIDEELAYENFYADFGPLNLAMFYRFCCKLTKKLKSITLSRKKIIFYTCGDQKKQANAAYLIGAYAVMHLNMMPEEAYSLLVSRNSTYIPFRDASFGTCMYNLNILDCLRAVHKALQYGWLDFSNFDVEEYEHYERAENGDLNWIIPGKFLAFSGPHPKSKIENGYPLHAPEAYIPYFRKHNISSVIRLNKKMYDARRFTDSGFEHHDLFFVDGSTPTDAIVRKFLNICENADGAIAVHCKAGLGRTGTLIGCYMMKHYHLTAAEAIAWIRICRPGSIIGPQQNFVEEKQNGLWAEGDVFQEKMLNERENGKVAVTRILSGVDDITINGSNKNRAAKTEEMELYNDEEERNALTQGDKLRALKSKRQARSSTGSLSQEENKIHTRSSSQSLRAILQNSVQGCKSGVNPLALSDHSDSRKRTRTSLPANGVGGRSTASQGRKTRRSLQSVRFSRLCHSIPKARAPLLR; translated from the exons atgaaacgcaAGAGCGAGAGGAGACGAGTCGAGTCTCGGAAGAAGCGCTGTGCAGCCCACCACAGCTCAGAGGCGGAGCCAGGCTCTGACATGTACACTGAGATAACAG aTCAACTGTATTTCGCCATACTCCGTCAGAAGATCAAGAGCACAGCTGAGCGACACTGTTTCTGCATAGACGAGGAGTTGGCCTACGAGAA CTTCTATGCGGACTTTGGCCCCCTTAACCTGGCCATGTTTTATCGCTTCTGTTGCAAGCTGACAAAGAAGCTCAAG TCTATCACACTGTCAAGAAAGAAGATCATATTTTACACATGTGGAGACCAGAAAAAACAGGCCAATGCTGCTTATCTTATAGGCGCATATGCT GTAATGCATCTAAACATGATGCCAGAGGAAGCCTACAGTCTGCTGGTGTCGAGGAATTCAACATACATCCCATTCAG AGATGCTTCGTTTGGAACCTGCATGTACAATCTGAACATCCTGGATTGCCTCCGTGCTGTGCACAAG GCTCTGCAGTACGGCTGGCTGGACTTCTCCAACTTCGACGTGGAGGAATATGAGCACTATGAGCGAGCAGAAAACGGAGACTTAAACTGGATCATTCCAGGAAAATTCCTTGCATTCAGTGGGCCTCATCCAAAAAGCAAAATAGAGAATG GCTATCCCCTGCACGCGCCCGAGGCCTACATTCCGTACTTCAGAAAACACAATATCAGCTCTGTCATCCGCCTCAACAAGAAGATGTACGATGCCAGGCGTTTTACAGACTCCGGCTTTGAACACCATGACCTGTTCTTTGTGGACGGGAGCACGCCGACTGACGCCATCGTCAGGAAGTTCCTCAACATCTGTGAGAACGCAGACGGAGCAATAGCAGTCCAttgcaaag ctggTCTGGGGAGGACtggcactctgattggctgctacATGATGAAACATTACCACCTGACCGCTGCGGAGGCCATCGCCTGGATTCGGATATGCCGACCAGGTTCCATCATTGGACCTCAGCAGAACTTTGTTGAAGA GAAGCAGAACGGTCTCTGGGCCGAGGGAGATGTTTTCCAAGAGAAGATGCTGAATGAGCGTGAGAACGGAAAGGTGGCTGTAACAAGGATCCTGTCTGGAGTGGATGACATCACCATCAACGGGAGCAACAAGAACAGGGCAGCCAAGACGGAAGAAATGGAACTG tataatgatgaagaggagagaaatgccCTGACACAGGGCGATAAACTGCGGGCACTGAAGAGCAAGAGGCAGGCGAGGTCGTCTACAGGCTCACTATC acaggaagagaataAGATTCACACCAGGTCGTCATCACAGTCCCTGAG GGCCATCTTGCAGAACAGTGTTCAGGGCTGTAAGAGCGGAGTCAACCCTTTGGCTCTGTCTGACCACTCGGACAGCAGGAAGAGAACCAGGACCTCGCTGCCAGCCAACGGAGTGGGAGGAAG AAGCACTGCCTCCCAAGGACGTAAAACTCGCAGGTCTTTGCAATCTGTTCGATTTTCAAGGCTATG TCACTCCATACCCAAAGCTAGAGCTCCTCTCCTTCGGTGA
- the prxl2c gene encoding peroxiredoxin-like 2C, with protein sequence MAEELSPITRQVTRGNRETRSPPLGVRLEDVEGCFVYDRHGDSAPFKELYRDRKSVLIFVRNFLCYSCKEYVEDLSKIPREALEAADIGLVVIGQSAHRHIEPFCSLTGYPYEIYVDPERCIYQKLGMRREEKFTDSANPSPHVKSGVFVGHMKSIWRAMTSPVFDFQGDLHQQGGAIIAGPGSQVHFSHFDMNRLDHMPIPWLLQLAGVQQTLDFSDKPKIIHV encoded by the exons atggCCGAAGAACTCTCACCGATAACTCGACAAGTGACTAGAGGAAACCGAGAAACCCGGAGCCCGCCTCTCGGTGTTCGCCTCGAAGACGTGGAAGGCTGTTTCGTGTACGACCGGCACGGGGACTCCGCTCCCTTCAAGGAGTTGTATCGAGACAGGAAGTCGGTCCTCATCTTTGTGCGG AATTTCTTGTGCTACAGCTGCAAAGAGTACGTGGAGGATTTGAGCAAAATACCCAGGGAGGCGCTGGAG GCGGCTGACATCGGACTGGTCGTGATTGGTCAGTCTGCTCATCGTCATATAGAG CCATTCTGCTCGCTGACGGGCTATCCTTATGAAATATATGTGGACCCGGAGAGGTGCATTTATCAAAAGCttgggatgaggagagaggagaaatttACAGACTCTG CAAATCCTAGCCCCCATGTGAAGTCTGGTGTTTTTGTGGGCCATATGAAGAGCATATGGAGGGCCATGACGAGCCCCGTGTTCGATTTTCAGGGTGACCTGCATCAGCAAGGTGGAGCCATCATTGCAGGGCCAG gCTCGCAAGTTCATTTTTCCCATTTTGACATGAACCGCCTGGACCACATGCCAATTCCCTGGCTGCTGCAGCTCGCCGGAGTTCAACAGACACTGGACTTCAGCGACAAGCCAAAGATCATCCATGTATAG
- the cdc14b gene encoding dual specificity protein phosphatase CDC14B isoform X3 — protein MKRKSERRRVESRKKRCAAHHSSEAEPGSDMYTEITDQLYFAILRQKIKSTAERHCFCIDEELAYENFYADFGPLNLAMFYRFCCKLTKKLKSITLSRKKIIFYTCGDQKKQANAAYLIGAYAVMHLNMMPEEAYSLLVSRNSTYIPFRDASFGTCMYNLNILDCLRAVHKALQYGWLDFSNFDVEEYEHYERAENGDLNWIIPGKFLAFSGPHPKSKIENGYPLHAPEAYIPYFRKHNISSVIRLNKKMYDARRFTDSGFEHHDLFFVDGSTPTDAIVRKFLNICENADGAIAVHCKAGLGRTGTLIGCYMMKHYHLTAAEAIAWIRICRPGSIIGPQQNFVEEKQNGLWAEGDVFQEKMLNERENGKVAVTRILSGVDDITINGSNKNRAAKTEEMELYNDEEERNALTQGDKLRALKSKRQARSSTGSLSQEENKIHTRSSSQSLSRAILQNSVQGCKSGVNPLALSDHSDSRKRTRTSLPANGVGGSSLCHTRLVKSLGNLHVVTGDRDPMCCEPCGSHRDAASAASSTGTFINLNMAQVHLQSLHTQS, from the exons atgaaacgcaAGAGCGAGAGGAGACGAGTCGAGTCTCGGAAGAAGCGCTGTGCAGCCCACCACAGCTCAGAGGCGGAGCCAGGCTCTGACATGTACACTGAGATAACAG aTCAACTGTATTTCGCCATACTCCGTCAGAAGATCAAGAGCACAGCTGAGCGACACTGTTTCTGCATAGACGAGGAGTTGGCCTACGAGAA CTTCTATGCGGACTTTGGCCCCCTTAACCTGGCCATGTTTTATCGCTTCTGTTGCAAGCTGACAAAGAAGCTCAAG TCTATCACACTGTCAAGAAAGAAGATCATATTTTACACATGTGGAGACCAGAAAAAACAGGCCAATGCTGCTTATCTTATAGGCGCATATGCT GTAATGCATCTAAACATGATGCCAGAGGAAGCCTACAGTCTGCTGGTGTCGAGGAATTCAACATACATCCCATTCAG AGATGCTTCGTTTGGAACCTGCATGTACAATCTGAACATCCTGGATTGCCTCCGTGCTGTGCACAAG GCTCTGCAGTACGGCTGGCTGGACTTCTCCAACTTCGACGTGGAGGAATATGAGCACTATGAGCGAGCAGAAAACGGAGACTTAAACTGGATCATTCCAGGAAAATTCCTTGCATTCAGTGGGCCTCATCCAAAAAGCAAAATAGAGAATG GCTATCCCCTGCACGCGCCCGAGGCCTACATTCCGTACTTCAGAAAACACAATATCAGCTCTGTCATCCGCCTCAACAAGAAGATGTACGATGCCAGGCGTTTTACAGACTCCGGCTTTGAACACCATGACCTGTTCTTTGTGGACGGGAGCACGCCGACTGACGCCATCGTCAGGAAGTTCCTCAACATCTGTGAGAACGCAGACGGAGCAATAGCAGTCCAttgcaaag ctggTCTGGGGAGGACtggcactctgattggctgctacATGATGAAACATTACCACCTGACCGCTGCGGAGGCCATCGCCTGGATTCGGATATGCCGACCAGGTTCCATCATTGGACCTCAGCAGAACTTTGTTGAAGA GAAGCAGAACGGTCTCTGGGCCGAGGGAGATGTTTTCCAAGAGAAGATGCTGAATGAGCGTGAGAACGGAAAGGTGGCTGTAACAAGGATCCTGTCTGGAGTGGATGACATCACCATCAACGGGAGCAACAAGAACAGGGCAGCCAAGACGGAAGAAATGGAACTG tataatgatgaagaggagagaaatgccCTGACACAGGGCGATAAACTGCGGGCACTGAAGAGCAAGAGGCAGGCGAGGTCGTCTACAGGCTCACTATC acaggaagagaataAGATTCACACCAGGTCGTCATCACAGTCCCTGAG CAGGGCCATCTTGCAGAACAGTGTTCAGGGCTGTAAGAGCGGAGTCAACCCTTTGGCTCTGTCTGACCACTCGGACAGCAGGAAGAGAACCAGGACCTCGCTGCCAGCCAACGGAGTGGGAGGAAG cTCCCTGTGCCACACCAGACTGGTCAAGTCACTAGGCAACTTGCACGTAGTGACTGGCGACAGGGACCCAATGTGTTGTGAGCCGTGTGGCAGCCATAGAGACGCAGCCAGTGCCGCATCCAGCACAGGCACTTTCATCAACTTAAACATGGCGCAGGTCCACCTGCAG TCACTCCATACCCAAAGCTAG
- the cdc14b gene encoding dual specificity protein phosphatase CDC14B isoform X5 has protein sequence MKRKSERRRVESRKKRCAAHHSSEAEPGSDMYTEITDQLYFAILRQKIKSTAERHCFCIDEELAYENFYADFGPLNLAMFYRFCCKLTKKLKSITLSRKKIIFYTCGDQKKQANAAYLIGAYAVMHLNMMPEEAYSLLVSRNSTYIPFRDASFGTCMYNLNILDCLRAVHKALQYGWLDFSNFDVEEYEHYERAENGDLNWIIPGKFLAFSGPHPKSKIENGYPLHAPEAYIPYFRKHNISSVIRLNKKMYDARRFTDSGFEHHDLFFVDGSTPTDAIVRKFLNICENADGAIAVHCKAGLGRTGTLIGCYMMKHYHLTAAEAIAWIRICRPGSIIGPQQNFVEEKQNGLWAEGDVFQEKMLNERENGKVAVTRILSGVDDITINGSNKNRAAKTEEMELYNDEEERNALTQGDKLRALKSKRQARSSTGSLSQEENKIHTRSSSQSLSRAILQNSVQGCKSGVNPLALSDHSDSRKRTRTSLPANGVGGRSTASQGRKTRRSLQSVRFSRLCHSIPKARAPLLR, from the exons atgaaacgcaAGAGCGAGAGGAGACGAGTCGAGTCTCGGAAGAAGCGCTGTGCAGCCCACCACAGCTCAGAGGCGGAGCCAGGCTCTGACATGTACACTGAGATAACAG aTCAACTGTATTTCGCCATACTCCGTCAGAAGATCAAGAGCACAGCTGAGCGACACTGTTTCTGCATAGACGAGGAGTTGGCCTACGAGAA CTTCTATGCGGACTTTGGCCCCCTTAACCTGGCCATGTTTTATCGCTTCTGTTGCAAGCTGACAAAGAAGCTCAAG TCTATCACACTGTCAAGAAAGAAGATCATATTTTACACATGTGGAGACCAGAAAAAACAGGCCAATGCTGCTTATCTTATAGGCGCATATGCT GTAATGCATCTAAACATGATGCCAGAGGAAGCCTACAGTCTGCTGGTGTCGAGGAATTCAACATACATCCCATTCAG AGATGCTTCGTTTGGAACCTGCATGTACAATCTGAACATCCTGGATTGCCTCCGTGCTGTGCACAAG GCTCTGCAGTACGGCTGGCTGGACTTCTCCAACTTCGACGTGGAGGAATATGAGCACTATGAGCGAGCAGAAAACGGAGACTTAAACTGGATCATTCCAGGAAAATTCCTTGCATTCAGTGGGCCTCATCCAAAAAGCAAAATAGAGAATG GCTATCCCCTGCACGCGCCCGAGGCCTACATTCCGTACTTCAGAAAACACAATATCAGCTCTGTCATCCGCCTCAACAAGAAGATGTACGATGCCAGGCGTTTTACAGACTCCGGCTTTGAACACCATGACCTGTTCTTTGTGGACGGGAGCACGCCGACTGACGCCATCGTCAGGAAGTTCCTCAACATCTGTGAGAACGCAGACGGAGCAATAGCAGTCCAttgcaaag ctggTCTGGGGAGGACtggcactctgattggctgctacATGATGAAACATTACCACCTGACCGCTGCGGAGGCCATCGCCTGGATTCGGATATGCCGACCAGGTTCCATCATTGGACCTCAGCAGAACTTTGTTGAAGA GAAGCAGAACGGTCTCTGGGCCGAGGGAGATGTTTTCCAAGAGAAGATGCTGAATGAGCGTGAGAACGGAAAGGTGGCTGTAACAAGGATCCTGTCTGGAGTGGATGACATCACCATCAACGGGAGCAACAAGAACAGGGCAGCCAAGACGGAAGAAATGGAACTG tataatgatgaagaggagagaaatgccCTGACACAGGGCGATAAACTGCGGGCACTGAAGAGCAAGAGGCAGGCGAGGTCGTCTACAGGCTCACTATC acaggaagagaataAGATTCACACCAGGTCGTCATCACAGTCCCTGAG CAGGGCCATCTTGCAGAACAGTGTTCAGGGCTGTAAGAGCGGAGTCAACCCTTTGGCTCTGTCTGACCACTCGGACAGCAGGAAGAGAACCAGGACCTCGCTGCCAGCCAACGGAGTGGGAGGAAG AAGCACTGCCTCCCAAGGACGTAAAACTCGCAGGTCTTTGCAATCTGTTCGATTTTCAAGGCTATG TCACTCCATACCCAAAGCTAGAGCTCCTCTCCTTCGGTGA